The following coding sequences are from one Ruminococcus flavefaciens AE3010 window:
- a CDS encoding metallophosphoesterase produces the protein MTMWLIILVAVLAAFAAGTVYLTVAVGRFGLIKKLSGDRKWLKGLLSFGIIAIVFTGMVFLTSVVNAIIILLSTLMFFLIYGLVFRIIRAVRKKDFTCNWAGRLALVTSAVYLCAGCYLCFHIWQKNYHLTTDKFDGKLRIAMFADSHLCTTFDGDGFAEQMERIKEQSPDILFIAGDFVDDSTDRENMIKACAALGDTELKYGVWYCYGNHDKSYYGSERRGFSKDDLEAELEKNGVHVLEDESLTVGGMTIIGRKDSAESDRAEMSELMKNVSPDSYTIVLDHEPNDYDNEAAANADLVLSGHTHGGQLFPVTYVGEWFRINDATYGYERRKNTDFIVTSGISDWEILFKTGTKSEYVIIDIN, from the coding sequence ATGACGATGTGGCTGATCATCTTAGTGGCAGTTCTTGCGGCATTTGCGGCAGGAACGGTCTATCTGACAGTTGCAGTGGGACGCTTTGGCTTGATAAAAAAGCTTTCGGGAGACAGAAAATGGCTGAAAGGACTTCTCTCCTTCGGCATCATAGCAATAGTATTCACGGGAATGGTTTTCCTGACTTCGGTGGTAAACGCCATTATCATACTTCTCAGCACGCTGATGTTCTTCCTGATATACGGGCTTGTCTTCCGTATCATAAGAGCTGTCCGCAAAAAGGATTTCACCTGCAACTGGGCAGGCCGGCTGGCGCTTGTGACCTCGGCTGTATACCTGTGCGCGGGCTGTTACCTCTGCTTCCACATATGGCAGAAGAACTATCACCTCACCACCGATAAATTTGACGGGAAGCTCCGCATAGCCATGTTCGCGGACTCACACCTCTGCACCACCTTTGACGGAGATGGCTTCGCAGAGCAGATGGAACGAATCAAGGAGCAGTCTCCCGATATACTTTTTATAGCAGGCGACTTCGTGGACGACAGCACAGACCGTGAAAATATGATAAAAGCCTGCGCTGCTCTCGGTGATACAGAGCTGAAATACGGGGTGTGGTACTGCTACGGCAACCATGACAAAAGCTATTACGGCAGCGAAAGGCGTGGCTTCTCCAAGGACGACCTTGAAGCGGAGCTTGAAAAGAACGGCGTCCATGTCCTTGAGGACGAGTCCCTGACAGTGGGCGGTATGACAATCATCGGCAGAAAGGACTCAGCTGAAAGCGACCGCGCTGAAATGTCGGAACTGATGAAGAACGTCTCCCCTGACAGCTACACCATAGTCCTCGACCATGAGCCCAACGACTACGATAACGAGGCGGCGGCAAATGCCGACCTTGTACTCTCTGGACACACCCACGGCGGACAGCTCTTCCCCGTTACCTATGTGGGCGAATGGTTCCGTATCAACGACGCAACATACGGCTATGAAAGGAGAAAGAACACAGACTTCATAGTGACCTCGGGCATATCCGACTGGGAGATACTCTTCAAAACAGGCACCAAGTCCGAGTATGTAATAATAGATATCAACTGA
- a CDS encoding glycoside hydrolase family 9 protein: MHKKSKKLIAGIMSLAMTAASAAASFAPMEASAVQVLGETSFEQKALPWYVCNNAPAKQQFDFEDGTFHIQILVPEGGEKEKWDLQFKHRNLNFKAGHEYKVSFKVKGSRPGFELCSYIGNLSATEEYFELDGGTKDMHMGPDMEGKWPSAALKLTTDWQTVEGTFIPTKDIEGAQWTFQYARGTKYQGNAKEGDEIWFDDMSIDCLTCDEDPTSAVCGWKDYGNMFITPKSDVRLNQMGYFPAADKMATYVTSVEKEALDFKVVDKDDKEVYKGKTVPAGFDKNAGEYCQIIDFSAVKTEGTYRIVVDDDRMDSMNFSQEFRIGRDIYDGVLTNALNYYYQKRSGSDIEQDYITSGDKKVLAHKDMNKKDVAYVQDRWFSSYLPKAFESDIKKDILLDVSGGWYDAEGNSKSVVSGGTAAWLLQNMYERSKKNGTDSKWTDGKTMNIPDSYKLSGGREVSCKGTPDILDEARYELEFMFRMIVDPEKDTVWGEKYAGLVYSQVREFSPLPVGYVEYDYISEDNESYMRAPRIISPPTYSATFNMIACAAQASRLWKGIDDDFSVECIERAKKSWEAVMKYKDEFEKGLGNLNYDDQYTALSAIDPDSGNDDVRDEAYWAACELFATTGDEAYYDYLKDYDSSNSVRKDEQFRAFGIPSRSDVYGTRGAYTSFDIANKVGCGSLSLYLSDKTSDTDKAKIKDNLLITADRFVNTENDVKTNAMGAPYEKVGWYDPYSIDYIYFSGYDYGSNSRITNNAVVMAYAYDATGDSKYLNGALQAMDYIFGRNALGFSYVTGCGSQHVNYPTDTYWAYEIDKTLPKAPDGVLAGGPCSALYDEYIRLLGITSETAPQRCYADTVESWSTNSHALDWQAGFAWDMAFFEDIAAKASEVTTTTTTTAATTTTVTATTTTVTGSDIIAKPVHNGDANCDGQVDMSDVVLIMQALANPNKYGVGGSDKNAVIEQGWTAADVFEVGSGVTTNDALSIQEFLLGKVKSLPVS; this comes from the coding sequence ATGCATAAAAAATCAAAAAAATTAATCGCAGGTATTATGTCGCTGGCAATGACCGCGGCATCAGCAGCTGCATCATTCGCACCAATGGAGGCTTCTGCCGTTCAGGTACTGGGTGAGACGTCTTTCGAGCAAAAAGCTCTGCCGTGGTACGTCTGCAACAACGCCCCTGCAAAGCAGCAGTTTGACTTTGAGGACGGCACATTCCACATTCAGATCTTAGTACCCGAGGGCGGCGAAAAGGAAAAATGGGATCTCCAGTTCAAACACAGGAATCTCAATTTCAAGGCAGGCCATGAGTACAAGGTAAGCTTCAAGGTAAAGGGCAGCAGGCCTGGCTTCGAGCTCTGCTCGTATATCGGAAACCTTAGTGCCACTGAGGAGTATTTCGAGCTTGACGGCGGCACAAAGGATATGCATATGGGACCTGATATGGAGGGCAAGTGGCCTTCGGCTGCACTGAAGCTTACAACTGACTGGCAGACTGTTGAGGGCACATTCATTCCTACCAAAGATATTGAGGGCGCTCAGTGGACTTTCCAGTATGCAAGGGGTACAAAGTATCAGGGAAATGCCAAGGAGGGCGATGAGATATGGTTCGACGATATGTCCATCGATTGCCTTACCTGTGACGAGGATCCCACATCAGCAGTATGCGGCTGGAAAGATTACGGCAATATGTTTATAACTCCAAAGAGCGATGTCCGCCTCAATCAGATGGGTTATTTCCCGGCAGCCGATAAAATGGCGACCTATGTGACCTCTGTGGAAAAAGAGGCTCTGGACTTCAAGGTAGTCGACAAGGACGACAAGGAAGTTTACAAAGGTAAGACAGTACCTGCGGGATTTGACAAAAATGCAGGGGAATACTGCCAGATCATAGACTTCTCCGCAGTAAAGACCGAGGGTACATACAGGATCGTTGTGGACGATGATAGGATGGATTCCATGAACTTCAGTCAGGAGTTCAGGATAGGCAGGGACATCTACGACGGAGTGCTCACAAATGCGCTGAATTACTACTATCAGAAGCGCTCGGGCTCCGATATCGAGCAGGATTATATAACCTCGGGGGACAAGAAGGTGCTTGCCCATAAGGACATGAACAAGAAAGATGTGGCTTATGTACAGGACAGATGGTTTAGTTCATACTTGCCCAAGGCTTTTGAATCTGACATTAAAAAAGATATACTCCTTGATGTTTCGGGAGGCTGGTACGATGCGGAAGGCAACAGCAAGAGCGTTGTAAGCGGCGGAACTGCAGCATGGCTTCTCCAGAATATGTATGAGAGGTCAAAGAAGAACGGCACCGACAGCAAATGGACTGACGGCAAGACCATGAACATTCCCGACAGCTATAAATTATCGGGCGGCAGGGAAGTAAGCTGCAAGGGTACTCCCGATATACTTGATGAAGCAAGGTACGAGCTGGAATTCATGTTCAGAATGATAGTTGATCCCGAAAAGGATACTGTCTGGGGCGAGAAATATGCAGGTCTCGTATACAGTCAGGTAAGAGAGTTCAGTCCTCTTCCCGTTGGCTATGTTGAGTATGACTATATCAGTGAGGATAACGAAAGCTACATGAGAGCGCCCCGTATAATCAGTCCGCCTACCTACAGCGCAACGTTCAATATGATCGCCTGTGCAGCACAGGCTTCACGTCTGTGGAAGGGCATCGACGACGATTTCTCGGTCGAGTGTATTGAACGTGCAAAGAAGTCATGGGAAGCTGTTATGAAGTATAAAGATGAGTTTGAAAAGGGTCTCGGTAATCTTAACTATGATGATCAGTACACCGCTTTATCAGCTATTGATCCCGACTCTGGCAATGATGATGTCAGGGACGAGGCTTACTGGGCAGCCTGCGAGCTTTTTGCGACTACGGGCGATGAAGCTTATTATGACTATCTGAAAGACTATGACAGCTCCAATTCAGTCAGAAAAGATGAGCAGTTCCGTGCATTCGGCATACCGAGCCGTTCTGATGTTTATGGCACGCGCGGAGCGTACACTTCATTCGACATAGCCAATAAGGTGGGCTGTGGTTCGCTGTCACTTTATCTCAGCGACAAGACCTCGGATACGGACAAGGCTAAGATCAAGGACAACCTTTTGATCACCGCTGATAGGTTTGTAAACACTGAAAATGACGTGAAAACCAATGCTATGGGTGCTCCATATGAAAAGGTAGGCTGGTACGATCCTTACAGCATTGACTACATTTATTTCTCGGGCTATGATTACGGCTCCAACAGCAGGATCACGAATAATGCTGTGGTAATGGCTTATGCTTACGACGCAACAGGAGACAGCAAGTACCTTAACGGCGCTTTGCAGGCTATGGACTACATCTTCGGAAGAAATGCCCTCGGCTTCTCATATGTTACGGGCTGCGGTTCGCAGCATGTAAATTATCCTACCGATACCTACTGGGCTTATGAGATAGACAAGACCCTGCCTAAGGCTCCCGACGGAGTACTGGCAGGCGGTCCCTGCTCAGCTCTGTATGATGAATATATACGTCTCCTTGGCATTACCAGCGAAACAGCTCCTCAGAGATGCTATGCCGATACTGTTGAGTCGTGGTCTACCAATTCACATGCTCTTGACTGGCAGGCAGGCTTTGCGTGGGATATGGCTTTCTTTGAGGACATTGCAGCAAAGGCTTCCGAGGTAACGACAACTACCACAACTACAGCAGCTACGACCACTACAGTTACTGCTACGACTACTACCGTTACAGGTTCTGATATAATTGCCAAGCCCGTACATAACGGCGACGCAAACTGCGACGGACAGGTGGATATGAGTGATGTTGTCCTGATAATGCAGGCTCTGGCAAATCCGAACAAGTACGGTGTGGGCGGTTCTGACAAGAACGCTGTGATCGAGCAGGGCTGGACAGCTGCCGATGTATTTGAGGTGGGCTCGGGCGTTACCACAAATGACGCACTTTCGATACAGGAGTTCCTCCTTGGCAAGGTAAAAAGTTTACCTGTTTCATGA